A stretch of the Nothobranchius furzeri strain GRZ-AD chromosome 5, NfurGRZ-RIMD1, whole genome shotgun sequence genome encodes the following:
- the LOC129163510 gene encoding uncharacterized protein has translation MDPDKELHPTVRPKRQISRPGRFEGFEVSYAGASPGNRLQWNLPPPLSRRLDPELQHSQSQPTSFSPLSSYKRVIPHGTPFLSRPIRRDPCTEPVTPYFQESPSALSLHAELRATHEERRQLLQAQTELKDGLKELNEARTEIKALIEATNALRMDMNQLAAPQHSSHTPSQDSIDRPRSHFPTIDLKEEEEEWPDPPPWPEPEDQNSGLYDLKPMDQDFQPIQRSSPFKGASPSHYKPAQLTQNTAQFEAPAKESEVMHPTFAPYLASSSHPAPTNLDFFSGKPSATKHSFTATGASHTQQPRCRDDITPTVEVVYRGPKPTIPKFIHSDPCEFARLRIALENLLPSNATELFKYQILVDNLRLDEAKLIADAYLNSPNPYTDTMAALHDKFGQPHQLALKKIASVLDGPEIRRGDLIAFQKFSLQVQSLVGLLQTLGPEGQVELNCGSHVARLLGKLPPEQRADFRRHQFKQPGKSYTLHDLSDGLHYESWCQGFDSQTTGKGGRERNSSKYEGRTGKQTVTVLHNIKGSARTSLLTSKESATNGASKRKAFCAYCDSTEHYFSQCIDVAKLSKEQIKNWIQENKRCWRCAQSHLAAQCTLKKPCSLCQGKHLLALHEVNTRTQKASQDVAVSEESCLTSSATDSFYIDRPGIGNRVMLKVVPVSLSSGTRALNTFAILDDGSERTMLLPGAAKALGLRGTPENLPLRTVRQDIQLLQGHTVSFRLSSATEPSCSFQIDGAFTSNRLTLAHHMYPVEQLQRKFGHLRGIPVPALKDAKPLLLIGSDQPHLITPTEPVRLGPPGSPAAVHTKLGWTLQGPHTSMGRLSNPALCLYTSTRAE, from the coding sequence ATGGATCCAGATAAAGAGTTGCATCCTACTGTGAGACCTAAACGGCAGATCAGCCGACCCGGCAGATTTGAGGGGTTTGAAGTAAGTTACGCTGGAGCTTCTCCTGGAAACAGACTGCAGTGGAATCTCCCGCCACCCCTAAGCAGAAGACTAGATCCTGAACTGCAGCACAGCCAAAGCCAGCCTACTTCATTCTCTCCCCTCTCTAGCTATAAGAGAGTTATCCCCCACGGTACTCCCTTCCTGTCGAGACCAATAAGAAGAGATCCCTGCACTGAACCTGTAACTCCCTATTTTCAGGAATCCCCATCAGCCTTGTCTCTGCATGCAGAACTTAGAGCAACCCATGAAGAGAGAAGACAGCTGCTTCAAGCACAGACGGAGTTGAAAGATGGTTtgaaggagctgaatgaagcgagGACTGAAATTAAAGCTCTAATCGAAGCCACAAACGCCTTGCGAATGGACATGAATCAGTTAGCTGCACCACAACATTCCTCTCATACCCCCTCACAAGATAGCATAGACAGACCTAGAAGCCATTTTCCTACTATCGatttgaaagaagaagaagaagagtggcCTGACCCTCCACCATGGCCAGAACCTGAGGACCAAAACAGTGGCTTATATGACCTCAAACCCATGGATCAAGATTTTCAACCAATCCAGCGATCTTCCCCTTTCAAAGGTGCATCCCCTTCACACTACAAGCCTGCCCAGCTTACCCAGAATACGGCCCAGTTTGAGGCTCCTGCTAAGGAGAGTGAGGTAATGCATCCTACATTTGCACCTTACCTGGCATCCTCTTCCCACCCAGCTCCAACCAATTTAGACTTCTTTTCTGGAAAGCCCTCAGCTACCAAACATTCATTTACAGCTACAGGTGCCAGTCATACACAGCAACCCCGCTGCAGAGATGATATTACCCCTACAGTTGAGGTAGTGTATAGAGGACCTAAACCTACCATACCAAAGTTTATTCATTCAGACCCCTGCGAGTTTGCAAGACTTCGCATTGCACTTGAAAACTTGCTGCCCTCTAACGCTACAGAGCTGTTCAAATATCAAATTCTTGTGGACAATTTGAGACTAGATGAAGCTAAGCTTATTGCTGACGCTTATCTTAACTCACCCAACCCTTACACTGACACCATGGCTGCTCTTCATGACAAATTTGGACAACCACATCAGCTTGCCCTAAAAAAGATAGCAAGTGTTCTTGACGGTCCTGAAATAAGGCGAGGTGATCTAATAGCTTTCCAGAAGTTCTCCCTCCAGGTGCAGTCCCTAGTAGGCCTGTTACAAACCTTAGGCCCGGAAGGACAAGTAGAACTTAACTGTGGGTCACATGTAGCTCGACTCTTAGGTAAGCTACCTCCTGAGCAACGGGCTGACTTTCGACGGCACCAGTTCAAACAGCCTGGGAAATCCTACACCCTACATGACCTCTCTGACGGGCTCCATTATGAATCATGGTGTCAGGGCTTTGACAGCCAGACCACAGGAAAGGGTGGTAGAGAGAGAAACAGCTCAAAGTATGAAGGGCGAACTGGTAAACAAACAGTTACAGTGCTCCATAACATTAAAGGATCTGCGAGAACTAGTTTGCTGACATCTAAGGAAAGTGCAACAAATGGAGCAAGCAAAAGAAAAGCTTTCTGCGCTTATTGTGACAGCACTGAACACTATTTCAGTCAGTGCATTGATGTTGCAAAGCTCTCTAAGGAACAAATAAAGAACTGGATTCAGGAAAACAAAAGATGCTGGCGATGTGCACAATCTCACTTAGCTGCACAGTGCACGCTAAAGAAACCTTGTAGCCTCTGTCAAGGAAAACACCTACTGGCACTCCACGAGGTTAACACAAGAACCCAAAAGGCCAGTCAAGACGTAGCTGTGAGTGAGGAGAGCTGCCTAACCAGTTCAGCCACGGATTCCTTCTACATTGACAGACCAGGCATTGGGAACCGTGTCATGCTGAAGGTGGTACCTGTGTCCCTTAGCTCTGGAACACGAGCCCTAAATACCTTTGCAATACTTGATGACGGATCAGAGAGGACAATGCTACTTCCTGGTGCAGCCAAAGCTCTTGGTCTGAGAGGCACCCCAGAGAACCTTCCTCTCCGTACAGTACGTCAGGACATTCAGTTATTGCAAGGTCACACTGTGTCCTTCAGACTCTCTTCAGCTACTGAACCTAGTTGCAGCTTCCAGATTGATGGGGCGTTTACCTCTAATCGATTGACCTTAGCGCACCACATGTATCCTGTTGAACAACTTCAAAGGAAGTTTGGGCACTTGCGTGGGATTCCAGTACCTGCTCTAAAGGATGCTAAGCCACTGCTCCTCATTGGTTCAGACCAGCCTCATTTGATAACCCCTACTGAACCAGTCAGACTCGGCCCACCTGGCAGCCCAGCAGCAGTTCACACCAAACTTGGGTGGACACTCCAAGGCCCGCATACTTCCATGGGGCGGCTCTCTAACCCCGCCCTTTGTCTGTACACCTCTACCAGAGCCGAATAA
- the LOC129163508 gene encoding uncharacterized protein translates to MVDGVLRYATPLLRHDHMPLLQAPKESVMPLLRSTERRLLKENSRAEAYKTEMQKLIDAGAVKEVSEEKPSKESWYIPHHLVTHNGKNRIVFNCSHKYLGQSLNQFLLPGPTLGASLLGVLLRFRERPIAVSGDIKGMFHQVRLIPEDRPLLRFLWRSLKVDEPPKTFEWQVLPFGTTSSPCCATYALQRNVTDHTQPGEDLRDSIEKCFYVDNCLQSVGSSEEAKSLVDRLRSILATGGFGLRQRACPDCQRWRGQPSVPKMSDLPLAQLRLFKPAFYSTGVDCFGPMQVKIGRRHEKRWGIIFKCMTMRAVHLELLSSLDTDAFLMALRRFIARRGTPAELWSDQGTNFRGGERELKEAFSNMADDLRQHLAKRQIKFQFNPPGSPHFGGVWEREIRSVKSALRVCVSSQPIHEEVLLTVLLEVESILNSKPLGYVSTDIADVDPVTSNSLLMGRPDGSLPQVVYPKSENLSRRRWQHSQILADQFWVRFIKEYLPNLQTRLKWQSSSPELLKETVVMLVDPQMPRALWPVGYVVKTHRSEDGCIRSADVNIKGHLYTRPVARMIVLPSLPSGEDQPTTKQTPSNN, encoded by the coding sequence ATGGTGGATGGAGTTCTCAGGTACGCTACACCCCTCCTCCGTCATGACCACATGCCACTCCTGCAGGCGCCAAAGGAATCTGTCATGCCTTTGCTTCGAAGTACCGAGAGACGGCTCTTGAAAGAGAACAGTCGAGCAGAGGCATATAAGACTGAAATGCAGAAACTAATTGATGCAGGTGCTGTAAAGGAGGTTTCTGAGGAGAAACCATCAAAGGAGAGCTGGTACATCCCCCACCATCTCGTCACCCACAATGGGAAGAATCGCATAGTTTTCAACTGCTCACACAAATACCTTGGACAATCTCTTAACCAGTTCCTACTACCTGGCCCAACACTTGGAGCTTCTTTGTTGGGAGTCTTATTGAGATTCCGAGAACGTCCAATAGCTGTCAGTGGAGACATTAAGGGAATGTTTCATCAGGTTCGTCTTATACCTGAGGATCGTCCCTTACTGAGATTCCTGTGGCGAAGTCTGAAGGTAGATGAGCCCCCAAAGACCTTCGAGTGGCAAGTCCTACCTTTTGGGACAACCTCTAGCCCATGTTGCGCTACGTACGCTTTGCAGCGTAATGTAACAGACCATACTCAGCCAGGGGAAGACCTACGTGATTCCATTGAGAAATGTTTTTATGTTGACAACTGCTTACAGAGTGTTGGCTCATCCGAAGAAGCAAAGTCCCTTGTGGATAGGTTGAGGAGCATCCTGGCAACTGGAGGTTTTGGGCTACGACAGCGGGCATGCCCTGACTGTCAACGTTGGAGGGGACAACCATCTGTCCCAAAGATGTCAGATCTACCTCTTGCTCAGCTAAGATTGTTTAAACCAGCCTTTTATTCGACCGGGGTGGACTGTTTTGGGCCGATGCAAGTTAAGATAGGAAGAAGACATGAGAAGAGATGGGGAATCATTTTTAAATGTATGACCATGAGGGCAGTGCATCTAGAGCTCCTGAGTAGCCTAGACACCGATGCATTCCTCATGGCTCTAAGGAGGTTCATTGCCAGAAGAGGAACACCTGCTGAACTGTGGTCGGATCAAGGAAccaacttcagaggaggagaaagagaACTTAAAGAGGCTTTCTCAAACATGGCCGATGACCTGCGGCAACACCTTGCCAAGCGACAGATAAAATTTCAGTTTAATCCCCCAGGATCCCCTCACTTTGGCGGTGTGTGGGAAAGAGAAATACGCTCTGTGAAATCAGCCCTCCGAGTTTGTGTGAGCTCTCAACCTATCCATGAAGAGGTCCTTCTCACCGTCCTTCTGGAGGTGGAATCCATCCTAAACTCTAAACCATTAGGGTATGTTTCCACAGATATCGCTGATGTAGACCCAGTAACTTCCAACAGTCTCCTGATGGGGCGGCCTGATGGGTCATTGCCTCAAGTAGTCTACCCGAAGTCTGAGAACCTCAGCCGTAGACGCTGGCAACACTCCCAGATCCTGGCTGACCAGTTCTGGGTTAGGTTCATCAAAGAGTACCTTCCTAACTTGCAGACAAGACTAAAATGGCAATCTTCTTCTCCTGAGCTCCTGAAGGAGACAGTTGTCATGTTGGTGGACCCACAGATGCCACGAGCTTTATGGCCAGTTGGATATGTCGTTAAGACCCACCGTAGTGAAGATGGCTGCATAAGATCTGCAGATGTGAACATCAAAGGACATTTGTACACCAGACCGGTTGCTAGAATGATAGTTCTTCCATCGCTACCTTCAGGAGAAGACCAACCAACAACCAAACAGACCCCATCTAATAATTAA